The following proteins are co-located in the Mobula hypostoma chromosome 4, sMobHyp1.1, whole genome shotgun sequence genome:
- the LOC134344782 gene encoding peroxynitrite isomerase THAP4-like, translating into MRKKILRLVKQTAVFNSCRKDHSRLNAIRSTTELSSTDGKLGILYFVLFLRDPIAVCVPSDVTASRSAIFLAGSGALTIRACIRLPEKMPVSCSALDCKNRFKKGSGITFHRFPISRPDLMAKWLKAVARENWAPSPRATLCSDHFIKECFEERNDRRHLKFSSVPTIFPPPKNKAAGSRKSNKVKTVSTISKESSDVEMSLLSSQPPLIDETLSQTISSTKVTDEQSPLTPGTLNSGRLAQLAAAAVLNLAEFSQVLEMPLKPEGESSQVLAVFNCSAQTETSATEEKMESVSGGLIAGHSEEAPQDSATVLCSDALHWTANVLSRPEVQSDTCTRLVDSVDVSTDVLPCLFTSSTDPASDRVIIPEETTWISTEVLIPETQTHHLTPAVQPSEELQCSAENVLSSQGDQDLSGMTFPQDHSYFMSPCPDTIRRTLEKKLAWERKKNEEHRKRFRVLQQKLKRKEQKIDSLTKIINELRENKTDLWNSNVL; encoded by the exons ATGCGAAAAAAAATTCTTAGGTTGGTTAAACAAACGGCGGTGTTTAATTCCTGCCGAAAGGATCATTCTCGCCTTAATGCAATACGATCTACGACTGAACTTTCAAGCACTGACGGGAAATTGGGAATACTGTATTTTGTGTTATTTCTCCGCGATCCAATCGCGGTCTGCGTTCCCAGTGACGTCACCGCCTCCCGGTCCGCCATCTTTCTTGCAGGCAGCGGGGCGCTGACTATCCGGGCTTGCATTCGGCTTCCCGAGAAGATGCCAGTCTCGTGTAGTGCGCTGGATTGTAAAAACCGCTTCAAGAAAGGAAGCGGCATAACTTTTCACAG GTTTCCCATTTCAAGACCTGACCTCATGGCAAAATGGTTAAAAGCAGTGGCACGGGAAAACTGGGCACCATCACCAAGGGCAACTCTCTGCAGTGATCACTTCATAAAAGAGTGTTTTGAAGAGCGGAATGATAGAAGGCATTTAAAATTTTCCTCTGTACCAACTATATTTCCACCTCCTAAAAATAAG GCGGCAGGCTCCAGAAAGTCAAATAAAGTAAAGACGGTGTCCACCATAAGTAAGGAATCTTCAGATGTGGAGATGTCACTTTTGAGTTCACAACCTCCTTTAATTGATGAAACATTAAGTCAAACAATCAGCTCAACTAAGGTAACAGATGAACAGTCTCCATTAACACCAGGAACACTCAACTCAGGGCGACTAGCTCAACTAGCCGCAGCAGCTGTCTTAAATTTAGCCGAATTTTCTCAAGTATTGGAAATGCCTTTGAAGCCTGAAGGAGAATCATCACAGGTTCTTGCTGTCTTTAACTGCAGTGCACAAACTGAAACATCTGcaacagaggaaaagatggaatcaGTTTCAGGTGGATTAATTGCAGGTCATTCAGAGGAAGCACCTCAAGATTCAGCTACAGTTCTATGCTCAGACGCCCTCCATTGGACAGCTAATGTATTATCAAGACCTGAAGTACAATCGGATACATGTACCAGACTTGTAGATTCAGTGGATGTATCTACTGATGTGTTGCCATGTTTATTCACATCATCTACTGATCCAGCATCTGACAGAGTAATAATACCAGAAGAAACAACTTGGATATCTACAGAAGTACTTATCCCAGAAACACAGACTCATCATCTAACCCCCGCAGTCCAGCCTTCAGAAGAATTGCAGTGTTCTGCTGAAAATGTGCTTTCTTCTCAGGGTGACCAAGATTTGTCAGGAATGACATTTCCTCAGGATCACAGTTACTTTATGAGTCCTTGTCCAGATACCATCAGGAGAACTTTAGAAAAGAAACTTGCCTGGGAAAGGAAGAAGAATGAAGAACATCGGAAAAGGTTTAGAGTTCTTCAACAAAAATTGAAGAGAAAGGAGCAGAAAATAGACAGTCTTACCAAAATTATCAATGAGCTGAGAGAAAATAAAACTGATTTATGGAATAGTAATGTATTGtaa